From Camelina sativa cultivar DH55 chromosome 20, Cs, whole genome shotgun sequence, the proteins below share one genomic window:
- the LOC104770795 gene encoding squalene epoxidase 5, giving the protein MDTAFAYVSVWTLLAFVLTWTVFYFTNMKSKATKLAETVVEERKDGATDVIIVGAGVGGSALAYALAKDGRRVHVIERDMRAPERMMGEFMQPGGRLMLSKLGLEDCLEGIDAQIATGMTVYKDGKEADTLFPVENNNNFPYEPFGRTFHNGRFVQRLRQKGSSLPNVRLEEGTVRSLVEEKGVIKGVTYKNSAGEETTALAPLTVVCDGCYSNLRRSLSDSNAEVLSYQVGYISKNCQLEEPEKLKLIMGKPSYTMLYQISSTDVRCVFEIFPNNIPSISNGEMANFLKNTIAPQVPLKLRKIFLKGIDEGAHIKTMPVKSMSASLSERKGVILLGDAFNMRHPAIASGMMVVLSDILILRRLLQPLSNLGDAHRVSEVIKSFYDIRKPMSATVNTLGNAFSQVLIASTDEAKEAMRQGCYDYLCSGGFRTSGMMALLGGMNPRPLSLIYHLCGITLSSIGHLLSPFPSPVRIWHSLRLFGLSMKMLVPHLKTEGVGQMLFPVNAAAYRKSYMAATAL; this is encoded by the exons ATGGATACGGCTTTTGCATACGTTTCTGTATGGACGCTACTCGCCTTCGTGCTAACATGGACAGTATTCTACTTCACAAACATGAAAAGCAAGGCGACGAAGTTGGCCGAGACGGTGGTGGAAGAACGTAAAGACGGTGCTACTGATGTTATCATCGTTGGGGCTGGAGTTGGCGGCTCGGCCCTCGCATATGCTCTTGCTAAG GACGGGCGTAGAGTACATGTGATAGAGAGGGACATGAGAGCACCAGAGAGAATGATGGGTGAGTTTATGCAGCCTGGTGGACGTCTCATGCTTTCTAAGCTTGGCCTTGAAG ATTGTTTAGAGGGAATAGATGCACAGATTGCTACGGGCATGACAGTTTATAAGGATGGAAAAGAAGCAGACACACTTTTTCCGGTggagaacaacaacaactttccTTATGAACCGTTTGGACGAACTTTTCACAATGGCCGATTCGTCCAACGTCTGCGCCAAAAAGGTTCTTCTCTTCCCAA CGTGCGGCTCGAAGAAGGAACGGTGAGGTCTTTGGTAGAAGAAAAAGGAGTGATCAAAGGAGTAACATACAAAAATAGCGCAGGCGAAGAAACAACAGCCCTTGCACCTCTCACTGTGGTATGCGATGGTTGCTACTCAAACCTTCGTCGGTCTCTTAGCGACAGCAAT GCGGAGGTTTTATCATACCAAGTAGGTTATATCTCGAAGAACTGTCAGCTTGAAGAACCTGAAAAGTTAAAACTGATAATGGGTAAACCCTCCTATACCATGTTGTATCAAATCAGCAGCACCGACGTTCGTTGTGTTTTTGAGATTTTCCCCAACAATATTCCTTCTATTTCAAACGGGGAAATGGCAAATTTCTTGAAGAACACTATTGCTCCTCAG GTACCTTTAAAACTCcgcaaaatatttttgaaagggATCGATGAAGGAGCACACATAAAAACGATGCCAGTGAAGAGCATGTCCGCTTCTTTGAGTGAGAGGAAAGGAGTGATTTTATTGGGAGATGCATTCAACATGCGTCATCCAGCAATCGCATCTGGAATGATGGTTGTACTGTCTGATATCCTCATTCTACGCCGGCTTCTCCAGCCATTAAGCAACCTCGGCGATGCGCACAGAGTCTCAGAAGTTATCAAGTCATTTTATGATATCCGCAAG CCAATGTCAGCGACGGTTAACACACTAGGAAATGCATTTTCTCAAGTGCTTATTGCATCCACGGACGAAGCAAAAGAGGCAATGAGACAGGGTTGCTATGATTACCTTTGTAGTGGCGGGTTTCGCACGTCAGGAATGATGGCTCTGCTCGGCGGCATGAATCCTCGTCCGCTCTCTCTCATCTATCATCTTTGTGGTATAACCTTATCCTCCATTGGCCATCTTCTTTCTCCATTTCCTTCTCCCGTTCGCATTTGGCATAGTCTCCGACTTTTTGGT TTGTCTATGAAAATGTTGGTTCCCCATCTCAAGACCGAAGGAGTTGGCCAAATGTTGTTTCCTGTTAACGCAGCCGCATATCGCAAAAGCTATATGGCCGCAACCGCTCTCTAA